One Tolypothrix bouteillei VB521301 DNA window includes the following coding sequences:
- a CDS encoding phytochelatin synthase family protein, whose amino-acid sequence MIYQCMDTHGFYRRPLPSQLIAFSSLEGRQIFTEALTLGGMDSYFALAEQFHTQSEPAYCGLGTLVVVLNALSIDPGRIWKGLWRWYSEEILDCCLQLRAIKERGMTFDQFVCLGRCNGAKVEAYRYDNTTIEAFREAIEQAARSPEGFHMVVSYSREVLGQTGDGHFSPIGGYHRKRDLVLIMDVARFKYPSHWVPLSLLWDALAPLDPATGKPRGYILLSKEDDFRSHSSPTCTDFLANKQLNILETYMNISQPF is encoded by the coding sequence ATGATTTATCAATGTATGGACACTCATGGATTTTACCGCCGACCTTTACCGTCACAACTTATTGCTTTTTCATCTTTAGAAGGCAGACAAATTTTCACAGAAGCATTAACTCTAGGAGGTATGGACAGTTACTTTGCTCTGGCTGAGCAGTTTCATACCCAGTCAGAACCTGCTTATTGCGGTCTTGGTACGCTCGTTGTTGTCCTTAACGCACTGTCCATCGATCCGGGTCGAATCTGGAAAGGTTTGTGGCGATGGTACAGTGAGGAAATACTTGATTGCTGCTTGCAATTGCGAGCAATTAAAGAACGGGGAATGACATTTGACCAATTTGTCTGTTTGGGACGTTGTAATGGAGCGAAAGTAGAGGCTTATCGTTATGATAATACAACTATCGAAGCATTTCGAGAAGCGATCGAACAAGCTGCTCGATCTCCAGAAGGGTTTCACATGGTTGTCTCTTACTCACGAGAAGTTTTAGGACAAACTGGAGATGGGCATTTTTCCCCGATAGGAGGATATCATCGAAAACGAGATTTAGTTTTAATTATGGATGTTGCTCGCTTTAAATACCCGTCACACTGGGTTCCTTTATCACTACTCTGGGATGCTCTTGCTCCTCTCGATCCGGCAACTGGAAAGCCCCGAGGTTACATTTTATTATCGAAAGAAGACGATTTTCGATCGCATTCTTCTCCAACTTGTACTGATTTTCTAGCTAATAAACAACTCAATATATTGGAAACATACATGAATATATCCCAGCCTTTTTAA
- a CDS encoding Hsp70 family protein, translating into MSNWHLHLKRLFQALCRPLVNLLRTLQGLKNSRQRLAKTCEKLQRQLETTQDRDKAWQTYTQALFLARKCSDRQELTQVILKFDPLLGEQTPSPSLAIGQALSFLLEAKPQTAQNLDAAWRLSQRLPEPSSIQEIQQQICLQAARIGDSNLLLAKLLKRRQEGTLDKSQLLEVVNIFLENHTFQLAAPWKSFFAQLQPDELPKIHQVYALVDRYIEAADLAETAQDYRSAVHYLMPLAGQEHALRQLNLANRLGDERAIAQAHEKVAEIFWQDGDYTTAITHFQPAGNLERVSDCHQKLGKLGLAIQYRPSITPEWVQSIRELLENTVRLHIEHQEFLAAVQLLKSVATAWQEKSQVPEAERTQRLLSEAVRTARAALTAELSGCAGQSTTDLFKRWSLLEEAAGNYLEAASQAEKAQDYFAASVLFEKASAFGQALVALESASPEAVDIGRKAQLLEEGGDFFMAASLYEQLGETERAIALYAQAGEFLRAAELRQQQLGDEQAVFDRQFQELLQRSQRVEQLAQLCAEQANAAGQSATQKAKLWRRIKDLAQQDLLGQKWLDLVAIELPEIEVQDRRYFEEQATRWVTDATKQVLADYVDAIGLDLGTSNSVVCLYNKRERRPEVVERRRQRQIPSVFAIDQSGREIVGTPIAELLSKSPRAIITKAKRHMGTDLKFRAAGQEYRAEEISARIINCAREFAREYLRTQITARVSTIAARTMGSAAPADWVNEFLAQYPPVISLNNIVITVPAYFNEAQKRATKTAGFLADIRVLRLIHEPTAACLAQHIYEHKTETILVADLGAGTFDLSIIETGSGVFEVHQIEGDNTLGSADLDEIIYTHFNEFVKVETGQEIPRNSQAATRLRQACEELKIELSTQSEWTIDLPYLIGDRTIQLTLTRAELERLASPWLERIRSTCQKVTEKPTRVLLIGGGGLMPAVRQCIGDVFHLEPDSAYDPLTVVARGAALQAAILTGDFHNTLLLDVVPFSLGIKCRVESGEFQFSRVIPKHTTIPTDNTQRYTTTEDNQTAVRIEVFQGESSVSEENFKIGEFILQGIPIAPAGVPQIDVKFAIDANCLLTVTARDVGTGNEQSITIADSHLLTPAQMTSLQSRFRDSQLYQKSLSGLEKLMAKLQATLHDVETADVLALSTRFQDRFQTYERHRERYSPTSANNNTLFDIYRDRIQLENNTRLALDQWNTLSRSIRLWLDGYKSLDWRATEITDRVQRLLEDGEQLLQRAEDAKMVIIDIAANYQRWLSVLENLPINLEGQPQELAQHFLRLQRYSEALTQFERLAAPLSSQQVELGLEILARLRQREAYTTLLREHAAPLGVHQPDFANLNHAVRIYTASVVWIHVDMNGWAASGSGFVIGSRYIATNRHVLINEKTGNCVPSQAVRVITNEGALEVVSIHLPSWGADDVAILEVQPVSNPLTPLRLGFSELVEVGERIVTVGFPSPESGGFVENLYCNIGLINRVRPSPLCSQRVLEVSIPLQGGISGAPILNQWSEVIGLLTFSLERRQESASGQIHSDRSFYAIPVELLRRLRAAINNEW; encoded by the coding sequence ATGTCTAATTGGCACTTGCACTTAAAGAGGTTATTTCAAGCTTTATGCAGACCTCTAGTCAATCTGCTAAGAACGCTACAGGGATTGAAAAATTCTCGTCAACGGCTAGCCAAGACTTGCGAAAAGTTACAAAGACAATTAGAGACGACCCAAGACAGGGACAAAGCTTGGCAGACTTATACACAAGCTTTATTTCTGGCCAGGAAATGCAGCGATCGCCAGGAACTCACTCAAGTCATTCTTAAATTCGATCCGCTTTTAGGCGAACAAACTCCGAGTCCTAGCTTGGCGATCGGACAAGCACTCTCTTTTCTGCTAGAAGCAAAACCTCAAACCGCTCAAAATCTGGACGCTGCATGGCGACTATCGCAACGATTGCCCGAACCTTCATCGATACAGGAAATCCAGCAACAGATATGTTTGCAAGCAGCAAGAATTGGTGATAGCAACCTGCTGTTAGCTAAGTTACTCAAGCGGCGTCAGGAAGGTACTTTAGATAAATCACAACTTTTGGAAGTTGTCAATATTTTTTTAGAAAATCACACTTTTCAACTGGCCGCTCCTTGGAAGTCATTTTTTGCACAGTTGCAGCCAGATGAACTTCCCAAAATACATCAAGTTTACGCTCTTGTCGATCGCTATATTGAAGCTGCGGATTTGGCGGAAACTGCTCAAGATTACCGCAGTGCTGTGCATTACCTCATGCCTCTAGCTGGTCAGGAACATGCTTTGCGGCAGTTGAATTTGGCTAATCGGTTAGGAGATGAGAGAGCGATCGCTCAAGCGCATGAGAAAGTAGCAGAGATTTTTTGGCAAGATGGGGACTACACCACAGCCATCACACATTTTCAACCTGCAGGTAATCTAGAACGGGTCAGCGATTGTCACCAGAAACTTGGAAAATTAGGGCTAGCTATTCAATACCGTCCCAGTATTACCCCTGAGTGGGTGCAGTCAATTCGAGAATTATTAGAGAACACAGTTAGGTTACACATCGAACATCAGGAATTTTTAGCGGCTGTGCAGTTGTTAAAGTCTGTAGCCACAGCATGGCAGGAAAAATCTCAAGTACCTGAAGCTGAACGGACACAACGTCTTTTATCAGAAGCAGTCAGAACCGCTCGTGCTGCCTTAACGGCTGAGTTGTCAGGCTGTGCGGGACAGTCTACCACAGACCTGTTTAAACGCTGGAGTCTTCTGGAAGAGGCGGCGGGAAACTATCTCGAAGCTGCATCGCAAGCTGAGAAAGCCCAAGATTATTTTGCTGCTTCTGTGTTATTTGAAAAAGCTAGTGCATTTGGACAAGCTTTAGTTGCCCTAGAATCTGCTTCCCCGGAAGCAGTTGATATCGGAAGAAAGGCACAGTTGCTAGAAGAAGGCGGTGACTTTTTTATGGCGGCATCCCTGTATGAACAGTTGGGAGAAACCGAGCGGGCGATCGCACTTTACGCACAAGCCGGGGAGTTCTTGCGGGCAGCAGAGTTACGCCAACAGCAACTAGGTGATGAGCAAGCTGTGTTCGATCGCCAATTCCAAGAATTGCTGCAAAGATCTCAACGGGTAGAACAACTAGCCCAATTGTGTGCAGAGCAAGCCAATGCTGCAGGACAATCTGCTACCCAAAAAGCCAAATTATGGCGGCGGATCAAAGATTTGGCACAGCAAGATCTGTTGGGGCAAAAATGGCTGGACTTGGTAGCGATTGAGCTTCCTGAGATAGAAGTGCAGGATCGTCGCTATTTTGAGGAGCAGGCAACAAGATGGGTAACAGATGCAACTAAGCAAGTTTTAGCAGATTATGTTGATGCGATTGGTTTGGATTTAGGCACTAGTAACAGTGTAGTGTGTCTTTACAACAAACGAGAAAGAAGACCAGAAGTTGTGGAACGGCGAAGACAACGGCAGATCCCCTCGGTTTTCGCGATCGACCAATCGGGGCGGGAAATAGTAGGAACCCCCATTGCTGAGTTGTTGAGCAAGTCCCCTCGCGCCATCATCACCAAAGCTAAACGGCACATGGGAACAGACCTAAAATTTCGCGCAGCGGGTCAGGAATATCGAGCCGAAGAAATTTCCGCCCGCATTATCAACTGTGCGCGTGAGTTTGCCAGGGAGTACCTGCGAACACAGATTACCGCCCGAGTTTCGACAATTGCCGCAAGAACGATGGGATCCGCTGCTCCTGCTGATTGGGTGAATGAGTTTCTAGCGCAATATCCACCCGTAATTTCTTTAAACAACATCGTCATCACTGTACCAGCTTACTTTAATGAGGCGCAGAAACGGGCAACTAAAACTGCTGGATTTCTCGCGGATATTCGCGTGCTGCGGTTGATCCACGAGCCAACAGCGGCTTGTCTTGCCCAGCATATCTACGAACATAAAACTGAAACAATTTTAGTCGCTGACTTAGGTGCGGGAACTTTCGACCTTTCCATTATTGAAACTGGAAGTGGTGTGTTTGAAGTACATCAGATTGAGGGTGATAACACTCTTGGAAGTGCAGATTTAGACGAAATCATCTACACGCACTTTAATGAATTTGTCAAGGTTGAGACAGGGCAAGAGATTCCGCGCAACAGTCAAGCTGCAACTCGCTTGCGCCAAGCTTGTGAAGAACTCAAGATTGAACTGTCTACACAAAGCGAATGGACAATCGATTTACCTTATCTGATTGGCGATCGCACAATCCAATTAACCCTAACACGAGCAGAACTAGAACGATTGGCATCCCCCTGGCTGGAACGGATTCGCAGTACCTGCCAAAAAGTCACAGAAAAACCCACTCGTGTCCTGCTGATTGGAGGGGGTGGGCTAATGCCCGCAGTTCGCCAATGTATTGGCGATGTATTTCATCTAGAGCCTGATTCTGCATACGATCCCTTGACAGTTGTTGCCCGTGGTGCGGCTTTGCAAGCGGCAATTCTCACGGGTGATTTCCATAACACGCTGTTGCTTGATGTTGTACCTTTTAGTTTAGGGATTAAATGCCGGGTTGAGTCTGGGGAATTTCAGTTTAGTCGTGTCATTCCCAAACACACCACAATTCCCACTGACAACACCCAGCGATACACGACCACTGAAGATAACCAAACTGCGGTTAGAATTGAGGTTTTTCAGGGAGAATCATCTGTTTCTGAAGAAAATTTCAAGATTGGCGAATTTATCTTACAAGGCATTCCCATTGCCCCAGCCGGCGTACCGCAAATTGATGTTAAGTTTGCTATTGATGCTAATTGTTTGCTCACTGTAACGGCTCGGGACGTTGGGACAGGTAATGAACAGAGTATTACGATCGCTGATTCTCATTTGCTCACCCCCGCACAAATGACTTCGCTGCAAAGTCGATTCCGTGACTCACAACTCTATCAAAAATCGCTATCTGGTTTAGAAAAGCTGATGGCAAAGTTGCAAGCGACCTTGCACGATGTAGAAACAGCAGACGTTCTTGCTTTGTCAACCCGCTTTCAAGATCGCTTTCAAACTTACGAAAGACATCGGGAACGCTATTCACCCACATCTGCGAATAACAATACACTTTTTGATATTTATCGCGATCGCATTCAATTAGAGAACAACACCAGATTAGCACTAGATCAATGGAATACCTTAAGCCGCAGTATTCGCCTGTGGTTAGATGGTTATAAATCTTTAGATTGGCGTGCTACAGAAATTACCGATCGAGTACAGCGTTTGTTAGAAGATGGCGAGCAGTTACTGCAACGCGCTGAAGATGCCAAAATGGTTATCATTGATATCGCAGCCAACTATCAAAGATGGTTGAGCGTGCTGGAGAACTTGCCCATTAACCTTGAAGGTCAACCTCAAGAGCTAGCACAACATTTTTTACGTCTGCAACGTTACTCAGAAGCTTTGACCCAGTTTGAGCGACTGGCTGCACCTCTGTCTTCCCAACAAGTAGAACTTGGTTTAGAAATTCTAGCTCGTCTCCGACAACGCGAAGCTTACACAACGTTATTGCGCGAACATGCAGCCCCCTTGGGAGTTCACCAACCAGATTTTGCCAACCTCAATCATGCTGTCCGCATTTACACTGCCTCAGTTGTTTGGATACATGTTGATATGAATGGTTGGGCTGCAAGTGGCAGTGGTTTTGTCATTGGCTCTCGCTACATCGCTACCAATCGCCACGTACTCATAAACGAGAAAACAGGAAACTGTGTTCCATCCCAAGCTGTACGGGTGATTACCAACGAGGGGGCTTTGGAAGTTGTATCGATTCATTTGCCCAGTTGGGGTGCAGATGATGTAGCAATTTTGGAGGTGCAGCCAGTATCTAATCCGCTGACACCCTTGCGCTTGGGCTTTTCGGAACTAGTAGAAGTGGGAGAGCGGATTGTAACCGTTGGTTTTCCTTCTCCTGAAAGTGGAGGATTTGTCGAGAATCTCTACTGCAACATAGGGTTAATTAATCGTGTCCGTCCCAGCCCGCTTTGCTCTCAGCGAGTGCTGGAGGTGAGCATTCCTTTGCAAGGAGGTATCAGTGGCGCACCTATCTTGAATCAATGGAGCGAAGTAATTGGACTGTTAACTTTCTCGTTGGAGCGCAGACAGGAGTCGGCTAGCGGACAGATTCACAGCGATCGGTCATTTTATGCCATTCCGGTAGAACTTTTACGCCGCTTGCGAGCCGCAATTAATAATGAATGGTAA
- a CDS encoding effector-associated domain EAD1-containing protein, which translates to MKNIHLSGKQHQKLQEAFIDAFPNKFSLEEMLLVKLEKNLNVIVVGSDLKEIVFRLIQKAKSEGWLKDLVDAAHKSNPGI; encoded by the coding sequence TTGAAAAATATACACTTATCTGGTAAACAGCATCAAAAATTACAAGAAGCTTTCATTGATGCTTTTCCTAATAAATTTTCGTTAGAGGAGATGTTATTAGTTAAATTAGAAAAAAATTTAAACGTAATTGTTGTAGGTAGTGATTTAAAAGAAATCGTTTTCAGATTAATACAAAAAGCCAAATCTGAAGGATGGCTTAAAGATTTAGTTGATGCAGCACATAAATCGAATCCTGGCATCTAA